From a region of the Triticum aestivum cultivar Chinese Spring chromosome 7D, IWGSC CS RefSeq v2.1, whole genome shotgun sequence genome:
- the LOC123163847 gene encoding uncharacterized protein, with protein sequence MARRKVPMRLIEKARARAETHARRTKGLQKKASELARLCAVPVALVCSAGAGAPPLVWESEEGVLERYRRAVPAEARARHTHRSYMETELGKERAKLARTRHGCPGVLADWDAALNDMTLDGARGLLDTIDAALRATGDRMEALGLPADGGHGSLEDSPDDAFMPQQLGNPVAVDMDAPGFQRQQMVPFHAGNNEGQLSQFSWDDPFQTQQGCGGFQCVGGNYSGGGDEMLSPGFTNADNNYSAVVDEMLAPGIANADYNYSAGGDEMLTLGLANADYNYSAGDEKMLAPDFPNADYIYSSGGEMLAPGFGNADYDWTDMTMWATDELCDAVMPLGCYPDFVDGTAQVVIGGDYVNTPPSDGYGYPMAMGVGDNLTHLDNNYTAHWQFQRFDTSSLLLGEMQS encoded by the coding sequence ATGGCCCGCCGCAAGGTCCCCATGAGGCTCATCGAGAAGGCGCGGGCGCGCGCCGAGACGCACGCCAGGAGGACCAAGGGGCTGCAGAAGAAGGCGTCGGAGCTCGCCAGGCTCTGCGCTGTCCCGGTCGCGCTCGTCTGCTCCGCCGGCGCGGGGGCTCCGCCACTCGTGTGGGAGTCGGAGGAGGGAGTGCTCGAGAGGTACCGGCGCGCCGTCCCGGCGGAGGCCCGCGCGCGGCACACGCACCGGAGCTACATGGAGACTGAGCTGGGCAAGGAGAGGGCCAAGCTCGCCCGGACGCGGCACGGCTGCCCCGGCGTGCTCGCGGACTGGGACGCCGCGCTCAACGACATGACGCTGGACGGGGCGCGGGGGCTGCTCGACACCATCGACGCGGCGCTGCGGGCCACGGGAGACAGGATGGAGGCGCTGGGCTTACCTGCCGACGGCGGCCACGGCTCGCTCGAGGATTCTCCCGACGACGCCTTCATGCCGCAGCAGCTCGGCAACCCCGTGGCCGTGGACATGGACGCCCCCGGCTTCCAGCGGCAGCAGATGGTGCCGTTCCACGCTGGGAACAACGAGGGCCAACTCTCGCAATTCTCATGGGACGATCCCTTCCAGACGCAGCAAGGGTGCGGCGGCTTCCAATGCGTCGGCGGTAACTactcgggcggcggcgacgagatGCTGTCACCAGGCTTCACCAATGCTGACAACAACTACTCGGCCGTCGTCGACGAGATGCTCGCGCCGGGCATCGCCAATGCTGACTACAACTACTCGGCCGGCGGCGACGAGATGCTCACGCTAGGCCTCGCCAATGCTGACTACAACTACTCGGCCGGCGACGAGAAGATGCTCGCGCCGGACTTCCCCAATGCTGACTACATCTACTCCAGCGGCGGCGAGATGCTCGCGCCTGGCTTTGGCAATGCTGACTACGACTGGACTGATATGACCATGTGGGCCACCGACGAGTTGTGCGATGCAGTCATGCCACTTGGGTGCTACCCTGACTTCGTCGACGGTACCGCTCAGGTCGTCATCGGCGGGGACTACGTCAACACACCACCATCTGACGGGTACGGGTACCCAATGGCCATGGGCGTGGGCGACAACCTCACTCATCTCGACAACAACTACACGGCGCACTGGCAGTTCCAGCGCTTCGACACAAGCAGTCTGTTGCTAGGCGAAATGCAGTCATAG